In Candidatus Baltobacteraceae bacterium, a genomic segment contains:
- the accD gene encoding acetyl-CoA carboxylase, carboxyltransferase subunit beta: MIPDWLRSRRSKNSDGRDAALWTKCPVCGEVLYRRDLAANLDVCTKCGYHFRMNAYDRINTLIDGDFTEIGAEILPGDPLGWVDKKTYPVKLAGDREKSGISEGVVCGIGAIDGFEIALGVMDFHFRGGTMGTVVGERVTLLLEEARRRKLPCIIFTASGGARMEEGMFALMQMAKTTGAVARLKEEGLFFVTVLTDPTTGGVSASFAFEADVILAEPKAMIGFAGRRVIEQTIRQKLPDQFQTAEFLLEHGQIDMVVDRHDLKRTLVRLLEYARGAIGASP; this comes from the coding sequence ATGATTCCCGACTGGCTGCGCAGCCGTCGCAGCAAGAACTCCGACGGACGCGACGCGGCGCTCTGGACCAAGTGTCCGGTTTGCGGCGAAGTGCTCTATCGGCGCGACCTCGCGGCGAATCTCGACGTCTGCACCAAGTGCGGCTACCATTTCCGCATGAACGCCTACGATCGGATCAACACGCTGATCGACGGTGATTTCACCGAGATCGGTGCGGAGATTCTTCCCGGCGATCCGCTCGGCTGGGTCGACAAGAAAACCTACCCGGTCAAGCTCGCCGGCGATCGCGAGAAGAGCGGCATTTCGGAAGGCGTGGTGTGCGGTATCGGCGCGATCGACGGGTTCGAGATCGCGCTTGGGGTCATGGATTTCCATTTTCGCGGCGGCACGATGGGCACGGTCGTCGGCGAACGCGTCACGCTCCTATTAGAGGAAGCGCGCCGCCGCAAACTGCCTTGCATCATCTTCACGGCCTCGGGCGGCGCGCGCATGGAAGAAGGCATGTTCGCCCTGATGCAGATGGCCAAGACCACCGGCGCCGTCGCACGCCTCAAAGAAGAGGGGCTGTTCTTCGTGACCGTGCTGACCGATCCGACGACCGGCGGCGTCTCCGCCTCGTTCGCGTTCGAAGCCGACGTGATTCTGGCCGAGCCCAAGGCGATGATTGGGTTCGCGGGCCGCCGGGTGATCGAGCAAACGATTCGCCAGAAGCTGCCGGACCAGTTTCAAACCGCGGAGTTCTTGCTCGAACACGGTCAGATCGACATGGTCGTCGACCGGCACGATCTCAAGCGCACGCTGGTGCGCTTGCTCGAATACGCGCGCGGCGCGATCGGAGCAAGCCCGTGA